ATACCAATATGTTGCTTACTGAAGTATAAACTATTCTCTTTGAATCTTTCTAATCTGTATTTCTCAAACCATAATTGCTGCTATATTGCATGGTTTGCAAGGTAACTTCGTCTATGACCAGAGGTTCTTTATCCATACATTAATTTAACTTTTCCTTGAAAGTTCTTTGTCTGCTCTTTGTGATTCTAAAAGAATGTTTGTCAGATGGGTCCAACAATCTACCGAACCAAAACTGTATTCGAGGATGCAACTCCTGACATAGTTAGAGATTTCTTCTGGGATGATGAATTTAGGCCGAAATGGGACCCGATGCTTGGCTATTTCAAGATATTGCAGGAATGGCCACATACAGGATCTATGATTATCCACTGGATTAAAAAGGTTTGTTACACATCGAAGCTATCTCACTGGTTGTGAAAACTCCTTATGATGCATTTCCAATTGGGTTCTGCCCTCACATAATTTATTTTGCTGCTGCAGTTCCCGTTCTTCTGTAGTGATCGTGAATATATCATTGGTAGAAGAATATGGGAATCTGGGAAAATATATTACTGTGTGACAAAGGTGAGCTACAGATGGCCCATGTAAATTTTGATTGTTGTCTGGATGCTTCAAATACAAGTTTTAAGCGACTGCGCCGTCTATACGGTGATTTTTTTATTAGTGCCACCGCCGGAATTTTTCAGACCTTTTGAACCCATGAAGCTGCTGTGTCTTAAACTTTTTAATAGTTTCCCATGAAGTTCATAAATCAACTTATTTGTACTTGGACTAAGCTATCCTATATTACAATTTGTCATGATGGCTTGTTTTTTGGGGTTAGCAACTATATTTTTCTGAAACCATGTAGTTACACATCATATTCACATCTTTAACATGATCGTCCACAGAGTGTACCATACCCATCTCTGCAAAGACGTGACAAGCCTAGGCGTGTGGACCTGTACTTCTCAAGTTGGATTGTTAAGCCGGGTAGGTAGCACCATCACCCACGGATATTTATAGGGACTACTTTACAAATTTCCTGTCACCTGTTGCTTAAACTGAACTTCTACTCATTGTACTCTCGTGCAATGGATGCAGTGGAATCGAAGAAGGGAGATGGACAGTTATCTGCTTGTGAAGTCACACTTCTTCACTATGAAGATATGGGCATCCCTAAAGATGTTGCTAAATTGGGAGTTCGTCATGGAATGTGGGGAACAGTGAAGAAGTTGCACAACGGCTTCAGAGCATACCAGAATGCAAGAAAATCAGAGGCAGCGATTTCCAGGTGTGCAATGATGGCAGGAATCACTACAAAAATCTCGCTCGATGAAGGCGTTGATGGTTTAGAGCAAGTTTCAGCTGAAGAAGATAGAGCTGTGGAAGGCCAGAGAGGAGGAGATGGTAGGATTGATTGGAAATGGGTGGCTATAGGAACAGTGGCTGTAGTTTGGGGCCTTCGTACAGGAATGATAGGAAAGGCTGTGTTATTTGGAGCAGGACAAAGGATTGCTCGCAGAGGCAGAAATGCTTAGTGAAGAGTGGTAGCCAGTACCACTTTGTAGCAATTCTACTCTTCATTATTGTATTATTCTTTTTTGGTTTGCATTGAAGGCTGTCGTGCCTACAACCGGCAGCATGGAGAAAATAATTACTCCATCTACTTTTGACATAAGAAAGAGACCCTTCTTTTTTTCACGGACCAACAATTCCCATTTTGTGCTGTCTTGATGGTTCTTCTAACTTTATTTGATTAGGGCTCAGTATGGTTGAAGAATGGCTACCCCCTAAAACTTGGGTGGTGCTGGGTTCAGTTTCGAGTCTTTTTTATCTTGTGAAAAACCACTCGCTCGACATACCAGTTTGCACTTACTGAAAGCCTAATTCAATGAAATCCTATGTAAAGTGTGAAGAATATTCAGCCCCTTCAAATTCTCGATATTACTTCTCTTTCGGTATATCATCCGAGGTGACGGACTCCCCGATCTTTTCATTTCAACCCCTCAGTTGTAGTTAGTGGAGTTGGTAGTTCAGCTTATTCTTTTTCTGATGTTTGGAGTTCCTCTTTGTACTCGTTATTGTTAGTGGACCTTTATTTACTTcgactctttttttttcattaactACTTATTACTATAGTAGAAGATGCTACATCCACTTGTATTGGAAGTAATTAAATTTTGCAGCGGATTCCATTTACATTAAAAGTGAAAAGTTCGAAAAAAGGGAAATAAACCTTACTATAAGTTAGTGTATACATAGTTTAGGCTTGTATAGTTTAGGCTTACAGTATAATATACACAACTCTGTAAACAGTAATACATGAAGATAAGTAAATGTGTCATGTTTGAATAGAAGTGGTACACTCGCTGTAAGCAAACTAATTCAAATCCTTCATGCGATTGCTGAGTGGTGACAAAGGCAATTCATAATTACAGAAGAGAATGGAACCAGGGATATCTGAAGCCTGAACCACATAGTAATTTGCTAAGTACATTGCACAGTCATCTCACATGTTTTAGAGACTTAAGCCAAAGCAAACTCCACCAGATTTTACAACAGCAATAATTATCATACCACCACTAGTACCTGCACTATTTATGGATTTGTTCAGCAATTTCACTTGCAAATTCTTGCCGgtttaaagttttaaagttataTTTAACTTCAAATCATTTATCTTCAACGTCCACTTacaaattttcaactttcaaataacCTTTTTCCCCAAAAAACTACAGTTATTCAAAAACATCCCACAAACACTTCTTCtttttaagtataaataacataaataccaatccttttggaagtaattacactctctcccacttttttaattactttactctctctccttattaatatatataacatagtcgacatatacatagcattctgtgtatatggaatttttgtaatatgtttagggagttgagattttttgtaatattgtaaagataagttgtgtatttgtgtaatttttagtctTCTTAATCAACTTGAGCATCACATAAATTTTGTCCAAGGAAACTTCCGATAACAAACTTCCAACATCTGAGATTCTAAAATTGCTTAACAAAACATCTATTTGAACAGTAGAAACTTCTTTACATCTGAGATTCTCAAAGTACCCAGAAATGAGATCTACTGGTATAGTTTTCATTTTCAAGTATGACCATGGAAGAACTCAAAACGACATACATAAACTACCTCCTTTAAGACAATTGAAGCGAGACACTTTCATCTTTATCTGACAAATGAAAATGGTCAACCACCCATAGCACTCCAGCAGGTAGTGGATGGGAGGGAGGTTTGGTGTGGGTTAAGTTTTAAACATCAATGCAGAAGTATGATGATCGAAAAGACAGATAAAATAATTGAACAGTCATTATACACACCATAGATCCGCACCATAAAAGGAAACAAAACTTTTAGACTGCAGTTCTTTCAACTTGGCTCATGTCTGCTATTCTAACCGAACCTTTCAAAAGCTCTTCTATTGAGAAGCGGTGGCTTCATTTTTACTTGGGAAAAGATGGCAGAGCACTATCACGCCTACAGGACGACCTAATTACTCCAAACAAAACTGATGCCTTGCGCTTTACAAAGGATGACAAACCACAATAGGAGGAAATCATAGTGTAATAAAACAGTAAATACCACGGAAACGAGCTAAAGATGCAGCAGCAGCAGCAGGTCTCTCACCTGTGAAGTTCATCTAAGATTTTAGTATCCAAAAAAACAAGTGCATATCCACGTACTCGACTCACTCCCTCTTGCTATCATTGTCAGCCTCCTCCTCACTTAAATCAAGATCAGCTAACAATTCCTCCAACGGGACAGAAGGAGCATCATCGCCATCAGTCACAGATGCCATTTCTGATGGCTGATACGCCTTGTTACGGTAAAGGGATATGTTGAACCTCAAATCTGGATTCTCCTCTAAATCTCTTAAGAATTGTTCATACTCAGAGTTCAGCTTCTCTTCATGATCTCTACCCTTTGCATTGTCATCAATCTCCATATTGAGAGATTTCAGCTTCCATGAACGAGGCTTCCCACGCTTCTTCTGCCATTTCTCTTCATAGCTCTTCTTAACCAGTATCACATCTGGGAGAACAAAGCCTTTATACTTGTCCAGCTCACTATCATTACTATTAGCAGCATATAAGTCATAACCAAGTGCATAATCCCCAGATGTGTTCGCACATTGAAAATTGTATCATTCTTTCCAAAATCAGATATACGAGCTACTTGGGCATCTGCCAAAGCGTACTTAGATCCACCACTATTGACCTTGGAAGAAACAGCCTCAATATCTAGAACTATATATTCCACAAGCTGCCTACTAGAAAGTAGGGACTTAAAAGACGCCCTCCAGTATTGTTCCGCATTCAGAAAACAGTTCCTGAGAGTAAATGGTGTTGGGATCTGTAGCAGAGGTTGAAAGAGGGCTCAATATGTGCTGAAACTCAGCTTTTCtgtatatattcaaaaaaaactGAAGACAATTCTTTATATAGACTTACAAAACAAATAAACCACTGAGCCACTTATCCACTAACTAGGCAATAACTATCCACTACTGTTAACTAAAAATATACTGCAGCATGACTTGCTAACAGTTTAAGAAAATAGGAAACTACTAACAATTTAAATTTGACTTGGTCATATATTGAATTAGTCTTCAATACTCCCCCTTAATTCAAAGTTACAGATACCAAGCAAAgccctcaaataaataaacttgTCTGCTGCCAAAGACTTTGTCAGTATATCAGTTAATTGCTTATGACTGCTGCAATGTTTCAGTATTATTTCCTCTTTTGCTACCAAATCGCGAATGAAATGGAAGTGGACATCAATGTGCTTAGTTCTGCTGTGAAAACTTGGATTCTTTGTCATGGCGATCGACGCTTTGTTGTCACAGTATATCCCTGTTGCACTTTCTTGCTTATGCTGAAGTTCTGCTAACATCCTTCTAAGCTAGATGACTTGACAAGCTGCTGAAGTTGCTGCAATGTACTCAGCTTCTGAGGTTGACAGCGTTGTTGTAGCTTGTTTCTTTGAACTCCAAATCACCACACTTGAACCTAAAGTGAAAACATGAGCTGAAACGCTCCGTCTATCATCCAACGAACCAGCATAGTCACTATCAGTGAACCCACATAATCTAAAATTGGGAACTTGTGAATACCAAATACCATAGTCCATAGTTCCAGCGATATAACACAGAACCCTTTTTGCTGCTCCAAAATGAACCTTTAAAGGTTTTTGCATGAATCTGGAAATGACACCAACAGAGAATGCAATATCGGGGCGAGTGTGGGTTAGGTAAATCAAACCTCCAACTAGGCTTCTAAAACTTCTAGTATCATCCATCTCTGATCCATCATTAAGCTACAATTTTTCACCAACATTCATAGGTGTAACTGCAGGCTTGCAATTAGGCAAACCAAATTTAATGAGAAGGTCCTTGGCATATTTCCTTTGTGATAGAAATATTCCATCTTTAGCTTGATGGACTTCAAGGCCAAGAAAGTAATGTAATAAACCCATATCTGATATCTCAAACGCATTCATTATTTGCGACTTAAATTCATCcacaagagaaatagaagagctagtataaataatatcatcaacgtaAAGAAAAACAATGATGAAATCAGTACCTCTCTTCTTTACATACAATGTGGGTTCATTCTTACTTCTCATATATCTCTTTGTCTGAAGATGCCCATCGATTTTGCTATACCATGCTCGAGgggcttgtttcaaaccatataATGCCTTTTTTAGCTTGTAGACCTTTGTTCATCGCCCTTCTTTATGAAACCTTCTGGTTGTGTTACGTAGACCTCTTCTTGTAAGTCTCTATTGAGAAATGCCGACTTGACATCAAATTGATAAACTAGCCATTGTGACTGCGCAACCAATGCTAGAACAAGTCTAACGGTTTCAAACCGAGCAACTGGCGAAAATGTTTCTTCAAAATCTATACCATATTGCTGCGCATATCCTTTTGCCACAAGACGAGCTTTATGCTTCTGTAGGCTCCAATCCGCTGCAAACTTTGTCTTGAAGATCCATTTCAAGCCGATTGCATTTTTGTCTTCCAGTAATTCCACCATCTCCCATGTGCCATTCTTTTCGATAGAATTTATCTCTTCAACCATCGCACTCCGCCACTCTTCCTTTTCAGCTGCTTCTCTATAATGTGTAGGATCTGAAACAGCAAAACAAAATTGACAAGATGTATACATGTCATTAGAATACTTGGGATTCGGCTTTGTAGGCCTTGTTAATTTTCTTAATAGAATTGGATCATCTGGAGACTCTTCAAGAGTTGTATCTAAAGAGGTTTTGCTCGGTGAAGCCGAAGAAGAAGAATTCGAGGAAGTTGTAGAAGAACCCATTGCTGTAGTTGCAGCATTTGGTTGTTGAATTCCATCAAAAGTGATTCCAGTCGGCATAGGAATCTGCTCTTCATCTTACCATTGCTTCCACTCCAATTCCAACTTGCCGTTTCATCAAATACTACATCCCTTCTGAttaaaatctttctactaaggggTTTATACAATCTATATGCTTTGGATTGTGCACAATAACCAATAAAAAtgcatttttcagatttctcatccaACTTATGATGGAATTGAGAATTtatcaaagcataagcaatacaACCACAAATTCTTAAATAACTTACAGATGGTTTTATACCCCGCCAAGCTTCAAATGGAGTTTGATTTAGAAAAACCCTTGTGGGAGATAGATTCAATAAATGGACTGATGTCGCCACAGCTTCAACCAAAAAATAATTCGGAAGTCCCTTTGCTTGCAACATGCTTCTTGCCATCTCCACAACAGTGCAATTTTTTTCGCTCAGTGACACCATTTTACTTTGGTGTATATGGTGTTGTTAGCTCCATGTAGATGACACTTTCTtcacaaaagaaattaaattccttGGACAAGAATTCGTCGCCTCTATCAGTGTGAAAGGTTTTGATGGACATACCACTTTGTTTCTCAACCATGACTTTGAATTGCTTGAATTTCTGAAATATTTCTGATTTGCTTTCCAAAAAATAGACCCAACTCATGCGACTATAATCATCAGTAAAGAGTAGAAAATAACGACTGCCACCAAAAGATGTAGTATGCATAGGTCCACATAAATCAACATGTAATAATTCAAGACATTTTGAAGCCCTCCAAGCCTTTTCAATAGGAAAAGGTTTTTTAGTTTGTTTTCCATAAATGCATCCTTCACACAATTCAATAGAATCAATTTTAAGTAGTCCAAGAACCATACCCTTGTCAAAGAGCAATTTCAAGCCTTTTATGTTAAGGTGACCGTACCTCAGATGCCATAACTTTGAGTCATTTTTTGCACTTGCAGCAAGGGAAAAGTTTCCATATTGGAAACATCCAACAGAAATATATTATTTGGCGTCATGGTGATGCGAACCTTTTTTCTTGACTTCTTATTTGTAATGACACACGCATCGTTATCGAACCAAAGAGAATATCCATCAGTCATTAGCTCTCCAACACTTATCAAATTATATCCTAGATCAGGTACAAACTGAACATTATCTAGCACTTTTACTTTGTCGTGGATAGTGTCGACAATCACCTTGCCTTTTCCTTCAACCTGTATCTCTTTTGTGTTACCAAGTTACACCTTCTTCCTTTGCTTATCATCAAGCTCTTGAAACATAGATTTAGTGCCCGTTATATGATTTGAACAACCACTATCTACAAACCATAAATCACTTGTCTTATGATCTGTATCAACGCAAGTAAAGAGATAATTCTCTTCCTAATTTTCTCCTGTCGCAAAGTTTATTTTTTGGTCTTTATACCATCAGTCAGCCCTTATATGCCCGTAGGGCTGACAGTGATGACATTGAATGCTATTTTTTTGGTTACTTTGCTCTtgttctctcattccttcctctTCCTcgtccataaccatgaccacgaCCACTGCGGAATCCTCTTCTTCCCCGGCCTCTGCTTGCTGGACCATTGTTTTCTCCATACTTAGTTGTAAAATACTTCACCTGAAATGCCTTCTCTTCATTCTTTTTAGTAGATAGATTGAGTCTCGCCTCATGAGCTTGAAGAGATCCCATCAATTCATCAAAGGAAAATACTGAAAGATCCTTAGACTCTTCAATCGCAGCAACTACATGATCAAATTTTGGAGTCAAGCTTCACAGTATCTTTTCCACAATGGTCTGGTCAGTAACTTTCTCGCCATAGGATCGCATTTTGCTAACAATTGTCACTGCTTTGGACAAAAAATCAGCAATAGATTCTCCACTTTTCATCATCAAGGTTTCAAAGTCACGCCGAAGTGATTAAAGTCTCACCATAATGACCTTTGAATCACCTTGAAACTCCTTCTGTAGAATGGACCAAGCTTGCTTTGACGTGGTTGCTGCCGCAATTAGTGAAAAAATACTATCATGGATAGCTTGTTGGATAAACACCAACGCCTTAGTATCTTTTTGCTTGTTGTTTCGCAGTCTATCTCCTTCATCGGGATTTGCAAATCTAATTTCTACCAAGTCCTAAAGATTTTGGAATTTGAGTATAGTTCTCATACGAATACTCCAGAATTCATAAATTTTTCCCATAAAGATGGGAATGAGTGGTTGTGTCACACTTGAGGAATTGCTGCTACTTGCCATGGCTCTTTATACCACGAATGTTGAGATCTGTAGACTGCAAAAATCTTAAAGAGCAGAGGTTGAAAGAAAGAGGGCTCAATATGTGCTGAAACTCAACTTTTCTGTATATATTCAAAAACAACTGAAGACAAGTCTTTATATAGACTTACAAAACAAATAAACCACTAAACCACTTATCCACTAAATAGGCAATAACTATCCACTACTGTTAACTAAAAATATACTGCAGCACGACTTGCTAACAGTCCAAGAAAATAGGACACTACTAACAAATTAAATTTGACTTGGTCATATATTGAATTAGTCTTTAATAAATGGGTCAAGTAAAGCAATGTGGTTACTCACCTTGGTGCAGATCACAAGTGGTCCTAGATTCCCCAAACTATTTGATACTTTTGGCGAAGACAAATCAAGTCCTCACGACAAACTGGGGAAATTTTGTATACATATAAAATTCAACGGgttaaattcatacaaaatttgagTTTAAGTCGTGATCATTTGAGTTGATTAATTAATTTGGGCCCTACAAATTAATTAGtccattttattaaattcaaggCCAAGGTCCATTATGCTTTGGAGCCCAGACCCATGCCACGTGTCAGGGTTACTTGGCATCCcgtcaaattaaagaccaacaaGGTGATGCCACATCTCCAAATGATGTTGAAATCTTATTCAAATTTAAGAACCAGTCAAAAGTCaccaagtgtcaaagtgacatattcTAGCCAATCATAAACAACTAAGTataccccctacaactataaatagagggCAACATAACATTCTAAAGGACATTCTAAAAAGAGTACTTTGACAGACATTGGCAACATCAGCATCGACTATCAAGTTCTTGCAAGGAGCAGTCAACGGAGTTCTTCCCAGAGATTATTCTAAAGCAACAAAATATTTTCCAATATTTTCGGTGATTGAAATACACCTCTAGGACTCCAAACCATCCAACGATTCGAGAAACATGCTATTGAAGGACCTCAGatcatttctaagtttaggagagaagaatcaagagagttACGAAATTGTACTCATCACAAgattcatcaataaaaattactttttttcttttatttatctttggtTGCAGTTAATTTTGATGCATTGAAAATTTATTAtgaacaaattttggcacgcccagtgggaccatttttgctcttcatctcttcctcCTGCAAATAGGATGCTACAAATTCAACTATTGCAATGGACTTCGAAAAAACAAATGATGTTA
The Capsicum annuum cultivar UCD-10X-F1 chromosome 6, UCD10Xv1.1, whole genome shotgun sequence DNA segment above includes these coding regions:
- the LOC107873134 gene encoding uncharacterized protein LOC107873134, coding for MEVERWVGFVELINKPAVMETFVDILLCLVPIWVAVMIGLVIGWSWRPRWTGLVFLGLRSKINRFVWTIPPGFGARRVWLAFTALSAFSVGSKLWFNFHGRTRKPSAVADSGSGSGSVSMDQFGSASSSDAVIRHITGSENEDIVTEKDLEHFLHLLDGKDGEMAWQIMMERSTSNFTYQAWRHEPEMGPTIYRTKTVFEDATPDIVRDFFWDDEFRPKWDPMLGYFKILQEWPHTGSMIIHWIKKFPFFCSDREYIIGRRIWESGKIYYCVTKSVPYPSLQRRDKPRRVDLYFSSWIVKPVESKKGDGQLSACEVTLLHYEDMGIPKDVAKLGVRHGMWGTVKKLHNGFRAYQNARKSEAAISRCAMMAGITTKISLDEGVDGLEQVSAEEDRAVEGQRGGDGRIDWKWVAIGTVAVVWGLRTGMIGKAVLFGAGQRIARRGRNA